A segment of the Flavobacterium azooxidireducens genome:
CGGAGTTCTGAAACTGCACAAAGTTTGGTTATTCAAGCGAAAAAAAGAATCGAAGAAATTGCCAATAAAGAAGGATTGAGTGGAGTTGCAACTGGTTTTGATAAGTTAGATAAAGTAACTTCAGGTTGGCAACCCAGTGATTTGATTATTATTGCGGCAAGACCGGGTATGGGAAAATGTTTAGGCAAAGGAACAAACGTTCTTATGTTTGATGGAACATTGAAAAAAGTTGAAGATATAGCACCGGGAGAATTGCTGATGGGCGATGATTCTAATCCAAGAATGGTAAAATCGATTGCTCGTGGTCGAGAAAAAATGTATTGGATTCATCAAAATAAAGCCATTTCTTATCGAGTAAATGAAAGCCATATACTTTCGTTAAAAAGAAGTAGAAATGAAGGTGGATATAAAAAAGGAGATGTTTTAAATATCACAGTCAAAGATTATTTAGAAAAATCAGAAAAATTCAAATCAAATTATAAAGGATATAAAGTTGCCGTTGATTTTTCTGAAAAGCCAGTTTCATTAGAGCCTTATTATCTTGGTTTGTGGTTAGGCGATGGACATTCTTACAGCCAAAGAATTACAAATATTGATGCCGAAGTTATTCATTATTTAGAAGATTACGCTAATCGTTTAGAATCAGAATTAGTGGTCTATGAGCAAGTAGATAAAACAAATGGTTACGGAATTGTTAACAGAAACAAACACACATCCGAAGAATTTTCAACTTGTATTCAAACGGAATTGCGTAAATTAAATCTAATTCAAAACAAGCATATTCCGCAATCATATCTTATCAATTCCAAACAAAATAGATTAGAATTATTGGGAGGAATTATTGATGCAGATGGCTATTATACTTCCGAATTCAATTGTTTCGAAATCGTTCAAAAAGACGAAAAATTAGCCCGACAAATTAAATTTTTATGTGATTCGTTAGGATACAGAACTTCATTAAAAAAGAAAAAAACGTCCATAAAATCAACAGGATTTGAAGGAGAAGCTTTTCGATTGAGAATTTTTGGAAACATCAATGAAATTCCAACAAAAATAGAACGAAAGAAAGCCAGAGAATGGAATTCTAAAGTAGATTGGAAAGTGACTGGAATTAAAGTCGAGTTTGATTGTGTTGATGATTATTATGGTTTTGAAATTGACGGAAACAGATTGTTCTTATTAGAAGACATGACCGTTACACATAATACAGCATTCGTACTTTCAATGGCTCGAAATATGGCCATCGACTTTCATCAACCGGTTGCAGTTTTCTCGTTAGAGATGTCTTCCGTTCAGTTAATTACGCGTTTAATTTCCTCAGAAACAGGATTGTCTTCCGAAAAATTAAGAACCGGAAAACTAGAAAAACACGAGTGGGAACAATTGAGTGTGAAAGTAAAAAACCTTGAAAAAGCACCACTTTTTATTGATGATACACCTTCACTTTCCATTTTTGATTTACGTGCAAAAGCGAGACGTTTGTCATCCCAACACGGAATAAAATTAATAATAGTCGATTACCTTCAATTAATGACTGCCGGCGGTGGCGGAAAAGGTGGCGGAAATCGGGAACAGGAAATTTCAACGATTTCTCGAAATTTAAAAGCATTAGCCAAAGAATTAAGCGTTCCGGTTATTGCTCTTTCTCAGCTTTCTCGTGCGGTTGAAACGCGTGGCTCCAGCAAAAGACCATTGCTTTCCGATCTTCGTGAATCGGGTGCAATCGAGCAAGATGCCGATATCGTATCGTTCATTTATCGTCCGGAATATTATAAAATTGATGAATGGGATGACGATGAGCGTTCGCCAACAGAAGGTCAAGCCGAATTTATCATCGCAAAACACCGTAACGGAAGTTTAGAAAATATTCGTCTGAAATTCATCGGAAACCTTGGTAAATTTGATAATTTAGATGACTATTCATCCGGTTTTGGCGATTTACCTTCACGAATGAATGCAGAAGAAACTACCTTCATAACCAAAAATCTTCCTTCTGCCAACGAAGCGTTTGGAAGTAATATGAATGCGGAAGAAGACGATTCAGATGTACCGTTTTAATAGTTAAATTTTTACCATATAAGTCATATAAGTTATTTCTTTATACTTACATGACTTATATGGTTATGATTTTTTTATCATTTTCTTCACACAAAATCGTTTATCTTTGACTTAAGAACTTTTTTTTGCCAATTAAAAAAATTGCAGATTTTGAAAAAAACGATTTTTTACTTATTTATATTTTTGATTACCCTGTCGGTAAAAGCCAATTTCATTCTTTTACCGATGGATGAAAGCACGCAACAAAATCACTTAAAAGCCTACGGAATAACCTATTGGGCTTTAGAAAATGATTACAAAGCCAGTTGGTTACTCAATTATCGTGGTGGTTCTTTTTTATTACCAGATGCTCCTGAAATTAGAAAAGAATGCCAGATTCGAGGGGTTTCTTTTGAACTTTTATCCGAAAGTCAAGCCAATCAAATTTTGGAAGAAATAAGCAGTCCATCCCAAAATATGGAATCGGTGGTGTTAGAAAAAGCTCCTAAAATTGCTGTTTATACTCCAAAAGGAAAACAACCTTGGGATGATGCAGTAACGTTGGTTTTAACTTATGCCGAAATTCCGTTTAAAGCAGTTTATGACGAAGAAGTGTTATCCGACCAATTGCTTTTATACGATTGGTTGCATTTGCATCACGAAGATTTTTCCGGTCAATATGGAAAGTTTTTTGGAGCTTATCGAAATGCACCTTGGTATATTGAACAGAAAAAAGAAGCCGAAGCATTAGCCACAAAATTAGGTTATTCAAAAGTGTCAGAATCTAAATTGGCTGTAGCCAAAAAAATTCGTGACTTCGTGATAGGTGGCGGATTTATGTTTGCGATGTGTTCGGCAACCGATAGTTTTGATATTGCTCTTTCTGCAGAAGGTGTTGATATTTGTGAACCGATGTTTGATGGAGACGAAAGCGAACCCAATTATCAATCAAAAATAGATTATTCCAGAACTTTTGCTTTTAAAGATTTTATTTTGGAAAGAACACCAACCGTTTACGAATTCTCGGATATTGATATGACGACAAAAAGACGAATGCCTATGGAAAAAGATTATTTCACTTTAATGGAATATTCTGCCAAATGGGATCCGATTCCAACGATGCTTTGTCAAAATCATACAATGTTAGTCAAAGGTTTTATGGGACAAACTACTTCTTTTGATAGTGACTTAGTAAAATCGCACGTCTTAGTGATGGGACAAAATCAGTACAACGGCGAAGCTCGATACATCCACGGAACCAAAGGAAAAGGAATGTTCACCTTTTTTGGTGGTCACGATCCGGAAGATTACCAACATTTAGTAGGCGATGCACCAACCGTTTTAGATTTGCACCCAAATTCACCCGGCTATCGATTAATTTTAAATAACGTTTTGTTTCCGGCGGCGAAGAAAAAGAAACAGAAAACGTAATAATTTTCAAAATAAAAAATCCAAAATTAAAGTTTAAATTAATTTTGGATTTTTTTATCATTCAACTTTGACAAAGTTCAAAACTTTGTCAAAGTTTTATGTCAAATCAATTCAAATTCTCCTCATTCTCCTTATCCAAATATTCCTGAACAATTCCAATCGCATTCGTAACCACATCACTTAAAGCGGTAATAAAAGTTCCGTCATCAGCAATATTAATCGCGTGTTTGATGGCCTCAATTTCTTTTGGAATAATTTCATAAGTAACCGGACGATTCGCTTTTTGAATTCCTTCCAAAATTAAATCGATGATTTCCTGTTCTGTTCTTCCACGCAAGTGTTTTTCCTGACGGATGATAATATGGTCAAACATTCTAGCGGCAATTACGGCACAATCACGAATATCTTCATCTCTTCTGTCACCAACTCCGGCAATGATTCCGATTTTTCTTGTCGCTTCGATATTGTTTAATAAATCTTCAATAGCCAAATAACCAGCAGGATTATGAGCAAAATCAATCATCACTTTGAATCGTTTAAATTCAAAAATATTCATTCTTCCTGGGGTTTGTGCCACACTCGGAATAAACGTTTGCAAGGAAAGACTAATGTCATCCGTTTTAAATCCATACAAATAACTGGCTAAAGTTGCAGCCAATACATTTTGAATCATAAACTTCGCTTTTCCGCCCAACGTCAACGGAATATGAAGAGCTTTTTCGACTCTAATTTTCCAATCTCCTTTTTTAATGGTAATGAAACCATTTTCATAAACCGCTACAATTTTTCCTTCTTTGCTCAATTTTTTCACGAGTGGCGTATCTTCATCCATCGAAAAATAAGCAATGTTGCAACTTAAGTCGTTGGCAATTTTCATGCAATATTCATCTTCAGCATTTAAAATTGCCCAACCGTCTTTTTTTACACTTCGAACAACAACGCTTTTTACACGAGCTAAATCATCTAAATTATCAATGTCATTTAGACCCAAATGGTCTTCACGAATATTGGTAATCAAAGCAATATCACATCGATTAAAACCTAATCCGGATCGGAGAATTCCACCACGAGCCGTTTCCAAAACCGCAAATTCTACCGTTGGATCTTTCAAAATATATTCTGCACTAATTGGCCCAGTGGTGTCACCTTTTTCCAACATATGGTTTTGAATGTAAATTCCGTCCGAAGTCGTAAAACCAACTTTATAACCATTATTTTTTACAATGTGAGCTAACAATCGGGTAGTGGTCGTTTTTCCATTCGTTCCCGTTACCGCAATAATCGGAATTCGACTTGGTTTTCCCGGAGGATAAAGCATATCAATTACAGGTGCGGCAACGTTTCTAGGCAATCCTTCTGAAGGAGCTAAGTGCATTCTGAATCCCGGAGCGGCATTTACTTCCAAAATTACACCACCATTTTCTTTTAAAGGTTGAGTAAGATTTTCTGCCATAATATCGATTCCGCAAACATCCAAACCAATTACGCGTGAAATTCGTTCGGCTAAAAAGATGTTTTCGGGATGCATCATGTCGGTCACATCCACCGAAGTTCCTCCCGTGCTCAAATTTGCGGTAGATTTTAAATAAACCGTTTCGCCATTATTTGGAATAGTTTCCAAAGAGTAATTCATTTTTTCCAACAAATCAGTTGTGTCTCGATCAACTGTAATTTCGGTTAACACATTTTCGTGACCATAACCTCTTTTTGGATCGAGGTTGGTAATATCAATCAATTCTTGAATTGTTTTTTTACCATCACCAACTACGTGAGCAGGAACACGTTTTGCGGCTGCAACTAATTTATTATCAATCACTAAAACTCTAAAATCGAATCCGGTGATAAATTTTTCAACAATAACACGACGGCTGTATTTTTGAGCGTGAGCTAAACCTTCTACAGCATCTTCCCATGTCACAACATTGATTGATGCACCTTTTCCGTGATTTCCATCCAAGGGTTTTAATACTATTGGATAACCAATTTTTTTGATTGTTGCTTCCAAATCTTCTACATCCACACAAATCGAACCGCTGGCAACCGGAATGGAAGCCATGTCTAACATACGTTTGGTTTCTTCTTTATTGCAAGCAATGTCCACAGCAATATTGCTGGTTTTGCAAGTAATTGTGGCTTGAAAACGCATTTGATGAACACCATATCCTAGTTGAACTAATGAATTTGTTCCTAATCGAATCCACGGAATATCTCTTGAAACGGCTTCTTCAACAATGCTTCCGGTGGAAGGACCAAGTCGAACACGTTCTCTGATTTCCCTCATTTTTTGAATATCAGCTTCCAAGTCAAAATCGGTTCCGGCAATCAATGCTTCTGCAATTCTAACGGAACTTTCAGCGGCAAACATTCCAACATTTTCTTCGGTATAACTAAAAACTACATTGTAAATTCCGGGTGTTTTGGTTTCTCTGGTTCTTCCAAAACCGGTTTCCATTCCGGCAAGGGTTTGAATTTCGAGAGCAATATGTTCAATGACATGTCCCATCCAAGTTCCTCTTTCAATTCGCATAAAAAATCCGCCTCGAACACCTTCAGAACATCTGTGCTCAATCATTGTAGGAAACATTGCTTCGAGACGTTCTCTAAATCCGTCAATTTTATTGGTAGGGAATTGTTCCATTTCTTCCAAATCCAAACGCATTTGAATTAATTTTTTTCGTTGAACACTCCAAATGTTTGGTCCGCGAAGAGCTTGTACTTTTAATATTTTCATAAAACTTAAATTGAAAGAGTGGTTAGTTTCGTTTTTGTGTAATGATTTTGTTAAAAATAAGAAATATTTACTTTACTAAAATAATTTTTTTGTGTGGTTTATCAAAATTTATTTGAATTGTCATTAAAAATGAATTTTTTGTTTTGATTTTCAGAATTTTATGGTTCTAAATTTTTTATTGAAGGAGCATTAATTTCTGCTATTATTAATGAATTAATTGTTATTTGTAGAATTCATTTATAGTAAAACTTCGATTTAGTTTTAAGATTTTGTTATTTTTGCTGCATGAATACCAAAGGAAAATTAATTATTATTGGCGGAGCTGTTGATAAAGGCAGTTTTACTGAATCGAGTTTTGATAAAGATGTTTCGAAAAATATGAATTTTTTTGAAAAAGGAATCATCAAACGTATCATTGACGAATCAAAACATAAAGAAAATTCAAGAATTGAAGTCATCACCACTGCATCAAAAATTCCGAGAGAAGTTGGTCCTGAATATGTAAAAGCTTTTCAATATTTGAACGCTTCCAACGTAGATGTGCTTCATATTGAAAGACGTGAACAAGCCGGCGAAGAAGAAGTTTTAGATCGTATCAAAGCAGCAGATATTGTGATGTTTACGGGCGGAGATCAACTTCGATTGTCATCTATTTTAGGCGGTTCGAAGTTGCATGACATTATTTTGGATAAATATAAAAACGAACATTTTATTTATGCAGGAACTTCTGCGGGAGCAGCGGCAGCATCCAATAATATGATTTATCAAGGAAGTAGTCACGAAGCACTTTTGAAAGGTGAAGTAAAAATCACGAGTGGTTTGGGCTTAATTGATGATGTAATTATTGATACGCATTTTGTTCAACGTGGCCGAATTGGTCGTTTGTTTCAAGCGGTTGTTGGTAATCCGAAAGTATTGGGAATTGGTTTAGGAGAAGATACCGGACTTTTAATCACCAATAATACAAAAATGGAAGCGATTGGTTCCGGATTGGTTATTTTGGTAGATG
Coding sequences within it:
- the dnaB gene encoding replicative DNA helicase, whose amino-acid sequence is MDSNKNTSYKRSEDPKLIALDAGKIQPQARDLEEAVLGAMMIDKKGVDEVIDLLTSETFYDNRHQAIFEAIYQLFTDSEPIDLLTVSAKLKSIGKLEIAGGDFYLIQLTQKISSSAHIEFHARIVLQKYIMRRLITISAEIAQDAYDETTDVFDLLDKAESKLYEVTQGNIKRSSETAQSLVIQAKKRIEEIANKEGLSGVATGFDKLDKVTSGWQPSDLIIIAARPGMGKCLGKGTNVLMFDGTLKKVEDIAPGELLMGDDSNPRMVKSIARGREKMYWIHQNKAISYRVNESHILSLKRSRNEGGYKKGDVLNITVKDYLEKSEKFKSNYKGYKVAVDFSEKPVSLEPYYLGLWLGDGHSYSQRITNIDAEVIHYLEDYANRLESELVVYEQVDKTNGYGIVNRNKHTSEEFSTCIQTELRKLNLIQNKHIPQSYLINSKQNRLELLGGIIDADGYYTSEFNCFEIVQKDEKLARQIKFLCDSLGYRTSLKKKKTSIKSTGFEGEAFRLRIFGNINEIPTKIERKKAREWNSKVDWKVTGIKVEFDCVDDYYGFEIDGNRLFLLEDMTVTHNTAFVLSMARNMAIDFHQPVAVFSLEMSSVQLITRLISSETGLSSEKLRTGKLEKHEWEQLSVKVKNLEKAPLFIDDTPSLSIFDLRAKARRLSSQHGIKLIIVDYLQLMTAGGGGKGGGNREQEISTISRNLKALAKELSVPVIALSQLSRAVETRGSSKRPLLSDLRESGAIEQDADIVSFIYRPEYYKIDEWDDDERSPTEGQAEFIIAKHRNGSLENIRLKFIGNLGKFDNLDDYSSGFGDLPSRMNAEETTFITKNLPSANEAFGSNMNAEEDDSDVPF
- the cphA gene encoding cyanophycin synthetase, whose amino-acid sequence is MKILKVQALRGPNIWSVQRKKLIQMRLDLEEMEQFPTNKIDGFRERLEAMFPTMIEHRCSEGVRGGFFMRIERGTWMGHVIEHIALEIQTLAGMETGFGRTRETKTPGIYNVVFSYTEENVGMFAAESSVRIAEALIAGTDFDLEADIQKMREIRERVRLGPSTGSIVEEAVSRDIPWIRLGTNSLVQLGYGVHQMRFQATITCKTSNIAVDIACNKEETKRMLDMASIPVASGSICVDVEDLEATIKKIGYPIVLKPLDGNHGKGASINVVTWEDAVEGLAHAQKYSRRVIVEKFITGFDFRVLVIDNKLVAAAKRVPAHVVGDGKKTIQELIDITNLDPKRGYGHENVLTEITVDRDTTDLLEKMNYSLETIPNNGETVYLKSTANLSTGGTSVDVTDMMHPENIFLAERISRVIGLDVCGIDIMAENLTQPLKENGGVILEVNAAPGFRMHLAPSEGLPRNVAAPVIDMLYPPGKPSRIPIIAVTGTNGKTTTTRLLAHIVKNNGYKVGFTTSDGIYIQNHMLEKGDTTGPISAEYILKDPTVEFAVLETARGGILRSGLGFNRCDIALITNIREDHLGLNDIDNLDDLARVKSVVVRSVKKDGWAILNAEDEYCMKIANDLSCNIAYFSMDEDTPLVKKLSKEGKIVAVYENGFITIKKGDWKIRVEKALHIPLTLGGKAKFMIQNVLAATLASYLYGFKTDDISLSLQTFIPSVAQTPGRMNIFEFKRFKVMIDFAHNPAGYLAIEDLLNNIEATRKIGIIAGVGDRRDEDIRDCAVIAARMFDHIIIRQEKHLRGRTEQEIIDLILEGIQKANRPVTYEIIPKEIEAIKHAINIADDGTFITALSDVVTNAIGIVQEYLDKENEENLN
- a CDS encoding cyanophycinase; protein product: MNTKGKLIIIGGAVDKGSFTESSFDKDVSKNMNFFEKGIIKRIIDESKHKENSRIEVITTASKIPREVGPEYVKAFQYLNASNVDVLHIERREQAGEEEVLDRIKAADIVMFTGGDQLRLSSILGGSKLHDIILDKYKNEHFIYAGTSAGAAAASNNMIYQGSSHEALLKGEVKITSGLGLIDDVIIDTHFVQRGRIGRLFQAVVGNPKVLGIGLGEDTGLLITNNTKMEAIGSGLVILVDGREIKDTNLTQVELGQPISINHLVTHVLSIHDTFDLSTFKMHIHSSQYI
- a CDS encoding asparagine synthetase B; translation: MDESTQQNHLKAYGITYWALENDYKASWLLNYRGGSFLLPDAPEIRKECQIRGVSFELLSESQANQILEEISSPSQNMESVVLEKAPKIAVYTPKGKQPWDDAVTLVLTYAEIPFKAVYDEEVLSDQLLLYDWLHLHHEDFSGQYGKFFGAYRNAPWYIEQKKEAEALATKLGYSKVSESKLAVAKKIRDFVIGGGFMFAMCSATDSFDIALSAEGVDICEPMFDGDESEPNYQSKIDYSRTFAFKDFILERTPTVYEFSDIDMTTKRRMPMEKDYFTLMEYSAKWDPIPTMLCQNHTMLVKGFMGQTTSFDSDLVKSHVLVMGQNQYNGEARYIHGTKGKGMFTFFGGHDPEDYQHLVGDAPTVLDLHPNSPGYRLILNNVLFPAAKKKKQKT